A single window of Thermodesulfovibrionia bacterium DNA harbors:
- the aroC gene encoding chorismate synthase → MLEKLKYLTSGESHGKALLCVIDGVPANLSLSEKDIASDLARRQKGHGRGGRMKIETDHAQILSGVRWGKTLGSPIGLMIENRDWANWDKAMSPLIKHKDSISQVTRPRPGHADLSGAIKYGHKDVRNVLERSSARETATRTALGAIAKRFLAEFDIKVMSYVTEIGGIEAQDIRHKAQSADLKSILSMFKSAEASAVRCPDKKAEKEIIARIDRAMKDGDTLGGVFEIVVTGVPVGLGSYSQWNSRLNAKISYGLMGIQAMKGVEIGLGFESARRPGSKVMDEIYYSAAKANRLDAAGGFYRKSNNAGGIEGGMSTGMPIVVRTAMKPIPTLRKPLSSVDIKSKKKFNAAYERSDVCAVPAASVVGEAVVALVIADSFLMKFGGDSMEETKRNFKGYLKQISEF, encoded by the coding sequence ATGTTAGAAAAACTTAAATATCTTACATCCGGTGAGTCTCATGGGAAGGCTCTTTTATGTGTCATTGACGGGGTGCCGGCAAACCTTTCCTTATCTGAAAAAGATATCGCCAGCGACCTTGCAAGACGGCAGAAGGGCCACGGCAGGGGAGGCCGCATGAAGATAGAGACAGATCATGCACAGATCCTGTCCGGAGTCAGGTGGGGCAAGACTCTCGGCTCTCCTATTGGATTGATGATAGAGAACAGGGACTGGGCTAACTGGGATAAGGCAATGTCTCCTTTAATCAAGCACAAGGACAGTATCTCTCAGGTCACACGGCCGAGGCCTGGGCATGCAGACCTTTCGGGCGCTATCAAATACGGGCATAAGGATGTCAGAAATGTCCTTGAACGCTCAAGCGCAAGAGAGACAGCGACAAGGACCGCCCTTGGAGCTATTGCAAAGAGATTCCTTGCAGAGTTTGATATTAAGGTAATGAGCTATGTTACTGAGATAGGCGGGATAGAGGCGCAGGACATAAGGCATAAGGCTCAAAGCGCAGACCTGAAATCCATATTATCCATGTTCAAAAGCGCTGAAGCATCTGCTGTCAGATGTCCTGACAAGAAGGCAGAGAAAGAGATAATTGCCAGAATTGACAGGGCTATGAAGGACGGCGACACACTCGGAGGTGTTTTTGAGATAGTTGTCACAGGCGTTCCCGTGGGGCTTGGGAGTTACAGCCAGTGGAACAGCCGCCTGAATGCAAAGATATCATACGGCCTCATGGGGATACAGGCGATGAAGGGCGTTGAGATAGGGCTCGGATTCGAGAGCGCAAGAAGGCCCGGCTCAAAAGTTATGGACGAGATATATTACAGCGCTGCAAAGGCAAATAGATTAGATGCCGCAGGCGGGTTTTACAGAAAGAGCAACAACGCAGGCGGTATTGAAGGCGGGATGAGCACAGGCATGCCGATCGTTGTAAGGACTGCCATGAAGCCTATCCCCACACTAAGGAAGCCTCTTTCATCAGTTGACATAAAGAGCAAGAAGAAGTTCAACGCCGCATATGAAAGGTCTGATGTATGCGCAGTGCCTGCCGCATCTGTTGTCGGTGAGGCGGTGGTTGCCCTTGTGATAGCTGACAGCTTCCTCATGAAGTTCGGCGGGGACAGCATGGAAGAGACTAAGAGGAACTTCAAGGGTTACCTGAAGCAGATAAGTGAATTCTGA
- a CDS encoding tetratricopeptide repeat protein, producing MSLVSDMLSKVKITPPMRETPPGLKSDINQARRKKVDKKYKIALVLSVVAAFMIIVSALLFRIYVIKAGEPIADDLNKLKSEHKSRTKDQKASETLSEKIEEALKTVPKKDEKPIIADKKDIIVKTPPPDLLTAALNESDKGDKEDSGTSESADKKPAGLKDNKKVDKAEIPPVEEEKEPGIGSKDTYHYLYKASRSEKDKDYLGAISIYNKILAVEPTNYIVMNKIASLLMKMNMWKESMDELRKSYKINKDYIPTLINIGIVYANTENYSTAEKYFQKALSLDPINQDAIFSIAVLYEKQNMDDKAAEYYSRLRKLGDTRGNTGLERILSYN from the coding sequence ATGAGTCTTGTATCCGACATGCTGTCAAAAGTCAAAATCACCCCGCCCATGAGGGAGACACCCCCGGGCTTAAAATCTGATATCAATCAAGCAAGAAGAAAAAAAGTAGACAAAAAATATAAGATAGCTCTTGTCTTAAGTGTAGTTGCCGCATTCATGATCATAGTCTCTGCTCTCTTGTTTAGGATTTATGTTATTAAAGCCGGCGAACCGATAGCAGATGACCTGAACAAACTTAAGAGCGAGCACAAATCCAGAACTAAAGACCAAAAAGCATCCGAGACCCTAAGTGAAAAGATTGAAGAAGCATTAAAGACCGTTCCTAAAAAGGATGAGAAGCCCATCATTGCTGATAAAAAAGACATAATTGTAAAAACCCCACCCCCGGACCTTCTTACTGCCGCGTTAAATGAAAGTGATAAGGGTGATAAAGAAGATTCCGGTACTTCAGAATCAGCCGATAAAAAACCAGCCGGACTTAAGGACAACAAAAAAGTCGATAAAGCAGAGATTCCGCCTGTTGAAGAAGAGAAAGAACCTGGTATTGGCTCAAAAGATACCTATCATTACCTCTATAAAGCCAGCAGAAGTGAAAAGGACAAGGATTATCTTGGCGCAATATCCATATACAATAAGATACTTGCGGTCGAGCCCACAAACTATATAGTCATGAACAAGATAGCTTCTCTTCTGATGAAGATGAACATGTGGAAAGAGTCAATGGATGAATTGCGGAAGAGTTATAAGATAAATAAGGATTACATCCCCACCCTGATAAATATCGGGATCGTATATGCAAATACAGAAAACTATTCAACAGCTGAAAAATATTTTCAAAAGGCCCTTAGCCTGGATCCTATAAATCAGGATGCCATCTTCAGCATAGCCGTGCTGTATGAAAAACAGAATATGGATGATAAAGCCGCTGAATATTATTCAAGGCTCAGGAAACTGGGTGATACAAGAGGAAATACCGGCCTTGAAAGAATTCTTTCTTACAACTAA